Genomic DNA from Nitratidesulfovibrio vulgaris str. Hildenborough:
GTATGGGCGAGACGCGAGAAATCCTCTTCCGTTCCCACATCTTCGGCGAATCCGTGTCCGGTGATGTCGTTGCCCGTGGTGGTGGCGGCACGGTCATAGCCCCACACGGCGCCCGCCTCGGCTGCCGCGCGAAGGTAGACACCGCGGATGCCGCATGCCCGTAGCGCTTCGAAGACCGGAGGTTGCGCCAGTTCTTCCAGCGCAGAGCGTTTGCCGCCCGTGAGCAGAAGACGGGGTTCCACCGACAGCCACATGTCGGCTTCGGTCAGAAGCAGTGACGGGACAGGGGGGCTGCCGGGCGCGCGCCAGCCTATCTCGCTGCCTGAGACCACGACAGCGGCTTCAGGGGCGGCCCCCAGCAGGGATTGTCGTTCAAGCCACTGGAGAAAACCGGGGTCGGCCCTGCCGAGAGTCCCCGACCCGCCGGAGAGGACGGGCTGGTCCTTTCGGGGGGCCTGTCCGGCACAGCCGGCGAGGGACAGGGAAAGAAGCACGAGCGAAAGCACGAACAGGGGTGTGAGCCGTAGTGCGAGCAGCGGTTCAGGCAGGCGCGCGGGGGACAGTATCGGATGTGGTGGGCGTAACGGCATGGGTCCTCCATCTCGCGCAACCTACTCTTACGCCTTCAATCCTGTAAAGGGGTGGTCTTCCAGATGTTGTTCAAACGCACAGTAGAGGGCTTGGAGAGAACGCCCGCTTGGGGTAGAGAAGTCGCGGAGTCACGACTCCGAAGCGATATCTCACCCGGAGGAAGCAATGGCCTTTTTCGAAGTCGATGCGCAGCGTTGCAAGCGCGACGACATTTGCATAGCCGAATGTCCCATCCACATCATCATCTCCGACCGGGACAGCGGCGTTCCCAAAATGCGTGACGGGGCCGAATCGGTCTGCATCCGTTGCGGGCATTGCGTCGCCGTCTGCCCCCACGGTGCCGTGCGTATTGAAGACATGCCCATAGAGGCGTTCACGCCGGTGGACAAGAGCCTCGCCATCGACGCGCGTCAGGCCGAACAGTTCCTGCGCGGCAGGCGCTCCATCAGGACCTTTCGCGATACGCCTGTTCCCCACGACCAGCTTGCCCAGATCATGGAGACCGTACGATGGGCTCCCAGTGCGAGCCATAAACAGCCGGTACACTGGGTGATGGTGGAGACGCCTTCAGCCGTGCGCGAGATGGCGGAACTGGTGGTGGACTGGATGACCGAGGTGCGTAAGGAGAACCCCGAGCTCGCCCGACGCTTCAATGTGGCGGGCCTCATCGCCGGTTGGCGCAAGGGGCAGGACCTCATCCTTCGAGGTGCGCCACACCTTGCTGTCGCGTGGACGGAACCCGCGGCCACATGGCCCGAGGTGGACTGTGCGGTGGCCCTCACCTATCTTGAACTGGCTGCCCATGCCCATGGTGTGGGCTGTTGCTGGGCGGGGTACTTCACCTATGCGGCCAATGCCTACGGCCCGTTGCGCGAAGCCCTCGGCCTGCCACAGGATGCGCGGGTCTGCGGTGGTCAGATGATGGGCTACGCGCGCTTCCGTTATCGCCGCTTGCCGTGGCGCAAGCCACTTGCCATCGACTGGAAGTGACAGAAGGGGACTTCCCGGTCCCGTCTGCATGTCGCAACGGCAAGCAACCCGCGGGGCGTATGTGCAGAAGGGACAGCCCCGACTACTGTGCCAGTGTCCACGCTTTGCCGTCCGCCATATCAGTGCCGAAGACGGCACAACCTGCGCGGCATGGCATGTCTTCACCCCGGAGGGGCATAGCCCCGGCTTCGCAACGCTGATAGACCGATGCAGGGAGATTTCATGAGCCGCGAACGTTTCGATACGACTGGATTCATGCAGCAACGTGCCGATGTGGCTGACGCCGAACGTACCATGGTGTTCGGCCCCGGAGGACGGGGGACTACGGCTGCGCCTGTTGCGCGGCTGGTGGTGCTGGGGATGCGTGAACAAGGGACGGAAGCCCTTGCAAGCCTTGCCGCATCCCGTCTGGGCCTTGAAGCACGCATCCTTGCCGAGACCGCCGCCTCGCAAGACGTCATCGACGCGTGTTCCGGCGAAGGGTTCGTCCTTGTGCCGCCCCTGACCTCGCTACGTGATGCGTCCGTGTGCGCTGCGTTGCGTGCCTGCAAGGTCTTTCATCTCATGGTCAATCCTGCACGCATCGCCGCGTCCAAGGGGCTTTCGGGCGAGTCGGCCGAAGCCTTCTGCCGCGAGGCCATGGAACTTGATGCGCTGGGGATGTGCGTGATGCAGCACCCCATTGCCGACGGCAAGACCCCCGACGAGATGCTTGAGAACGTGCTGGAGAGTCTGGGCATCATGTCCTGACGACGAGGCGTGCCGTCCTTCCGGGCACGCGCACTGAACGCTGCATCAAGACTGCGAAATGTCTGTATGATGAAAGGCCGGGGCAACCACCCCGGCCTTTTCGTGTCGTCGCGGGGCGCACGCAGCGTGCGACGTTCTGTGCACTGATGCGAGGGCGTGCGCTGGCGTCAGATGTCGTAGCCCATGCGAAGGTAGTTGCGGTAGAGGCGACGGCTGATGCGTGTGCAGTCGTCGAAGTCGGCCGTCAATTCCAGACCGGGGATGAGGGCCTTGACCACCGGCAGACCCAGGTCTGCACGGGTGAGTTCGACATAGACGGGGTGGTGCCCCGTCGATGCCAGCGTCTCTTCGAGCAGGGCGAGATTGCGTTCCGGTGACTCCAGCGTGAATGAGGGCAGGTCTTCAAGCTTGCGTTCGGGCAGTCCGCGAAGCCCCGGCCCCGAAGCCCCGCCTCGGGGGTATGGGTAGGGGGTCTCGGTGAGTGCCGAGATGGCGGCGCGCCTGCCATCGAGCCCCGCACCGGTACCGCGGGCCAGTTTGCCTCGGCTGCTCATGACG
This window encodes:
- a CDS encoding nitroreductase family protein, whose protein sequence is MAFFEVDAQRCKRDDICIAECPIHIIISDRDSGVPKMRDGAESVCIRCGHCVAVCPHGAVRIEDMPIEAFTPVDKSLAIDARQAEQFLRGRRSIRTFRDTPVPHDQLAQIMETVRWAPSASHKQPVHWVMVETPSAVREMAELVVDWMTEVRKENPELARRFNVAGLIAGWRKGQDLILRGAPHLAVAWTEPAATWPEVDCAVALTYLELAAHAHGVGCCWAGYFTYAANAYGPLREALGLPQDARVCGGQMMGYARFRYRRLPWRKPLAIDWK